In Phocoena phocoena chromosome 8, mPhoPho1.1, whole genome shotgun sequence, the following are encoded in one genomic region:
- the ARRB1 gene encoding beta-arrestin-1 isoform X1 produces MASPFPAPAPVRPACISFPVFKKASPNGKLTVYLGKRDFVDHIDLVDPVDGVVLVDPEYLKERRVYVTLTCAFRYGREDLDVLGLTFRKDLFVANVQSFPPAPEDKKPLTRLQERLIKKLGEHAYPFTFEIAPNLPCSVTLQPGPEDTGKACGVDYEVKAFCAENLEEKIHKRNSVRLIIRKVQYAPERPGPQPTAETTRQFLMSDKPLHLEASLDKEIYYHGEPISVNVHVTNNTNKTVKKIKISVRQYADICLFNTAQYKCPVAMEEADDTVAPSSTFCKVYTLTPFLANNREKRGLALDGKLKHEDTNLASSTLLREGANREILGIIVSYKVKVKLVVSRGGDVAVELPFTLMHPKPKEEPPHREVPENEAPVDTNLIELDTTDDDIVFEDFARQRLKGMKDDKEEEEDGTGSPQPNDR; encoded by the exons ATGGCTTCCCCGTTCCCCGCTCCAGCCCCCGTGCGTCCTGCCTGCATATCCTTCCC GGTGTTCAAGAAGGCGAGCCCCAATGGAAAG ctcACCGTCTACCTGGGAAAGCGGGACTTTGTGGACCACATCGACCTCGTGGACCCCGTGG ATGGTGTGGTCCTGGTGGATCCTGAGTATCTCAAGGAGAGGAGAG TCTATGTGACACTGACCTGCGCCTTCCGCTACGGCCGGGAGGACCTGGATGTCCTGGGCCTGACCTTTCGCAAGGACCTGTTTGTGGCCAACGTGCAGTCCTTCCCGCCAGCCCCTGAGGACAAGAAACCCCTGACTCGGCTGCAGGAGCGCCTCATCAAGAAGCTGGGCGAGCACGCCTACCCTTTCACCTTTGAG ATCGCTCCGAACCTCCCATGTTCCGTGACGTTGCAGCCGgggcctgaagacacagggaAG GCCTGCGGTGTGGACTATGAAGTGAAAGCCTTCTGCGCCGAGAACCTGGAGGAGAAGATCCACAAGCG GAATTCTGTGCGCCTGATCATCCGGAAGGTGCAGTACGCCCCGGAGaggcctggcccccagcccacAGCCGAGACCACCAGGCAGTTCCTCATGTCGGATAAGCCCTTGCATCTGGAGGCCTCCCTGGATAAGGAG ATCTACTACCACGGAGAACCCATCAGTGTCAACGTCCACGTCACCAACAACACCAACAAGACAGTGAAGAAGATTAAGATCTCGG tgCGCCAGTATGCAGACATCTGCCTTTTCAACACAGCGCAGTACAAGTGCCCTGTGGCCATGGAAGAGGCTGA TGACACAGTGGCGCCCAGCTCGACATTCTGCAAGGTCTACACGCTGACCCCCTTCCTGGCCAACAACCGAGAGAAGCGGGGCCTCGCCCTGGACGGGAAGCTCAAACATGAGGACACGAACCTGGCCTCCAGCACCCT GTTGAGGGAAGGAGCCAACCGGGAGATCCTGGGCATCATTGTTTCCTACAAAGTGAAGGTGAAGCTGGTGGTGTCTCGGGGAGG TGACGTGGCTGTGGAGCTGCCCTTCACCCTAATGCACCCCAAGCCCAAAGAGGAACCCCCGCATCGGGAAG TTCCAGAGAACGAGGCTCCAGTAGATACCAATCTCATAGAACTTGACACCAC CGACGACGACATTGTGTTTGAGGACTTTGCTCGCCAGAGACTGAAAGGCATGAAGGATgacaaagaggaagaggaagacggTACCGGCTCTCCACAGCCCAACGACAGATAG
- the ARRB1 gene encoding beta-arrestin-1 isoform X2: protein MGDKGTRVFKKASPNGKLTVYLGKRDFVDHIDLVDPVDGVVLVDPEYLKERRVYVTLTCAFRYGREDLDVLGLTFRKDLFVANVQSFPPAPEDKKPLTRLQERLIKKLGEHAYPFTFEIAPNLPCSVTLQPGPEDTGKACGVDYEVKAFCAENLEEKIHKRNSVRLIIRKVQYAPERPGPQPTAETTRQFLMSDKPLHLEASLDKEIYYHGEPISVNVHVTNNTNKTVKKIKISVRQYADICLFNTAQYKCPVAMEEADDTVAPSSTFCKVYTLTPFLANNREKRGLALDGKLKHEDTNLASSTLLREGANREILGIIVSYKVKVKLVVSRGGLLGDLASSDVAVELPFTLMHPKPKEEPPHREVPENEAPVDTNLIELDTTDDDIVFEDFARQRLKGMKDDKEEEEDGTGSPQPNDR, encoded by the exons GGTGTTCAAGAAGGCGAGCCCCAATGGAAAG ctcACCGTCTACCTGGGAAAGCGGGACTTTGTGGACCACATCGACCTCGTGGACCCCGTGG ATGGTGTGGTCCTGGTGGATCCTGAGTATCTCAAGGAGAGGAGAG TCTATGTGACACTGACCTGCGCCTTCCGCTACGGCCGGGAGGACCTGGATGTCCTGGGCCTGACCTTTCGCAAGGACCTGTTTGTGGCCAACGTGCAGTCCTTCCCGCCAGCCCCTGAGGACAAGAAACCCCTGACTCGGCTGCAGGAGCGCCTCATCAAGAAGCTGGGCGAGCACGCCTACCCTTTCACCTTTGAG ATCGCTCCGAACCTCCCATGTTCCGTGACGTTGCAGCCGgggcctgaagacacagggaAG GCCTGCGGTGTGGACTATGAAGTGAAAGCCTTCTGCGCCGAGAACCTGGAGGAGAAGATCCACAAGCG GAATTCTGTGCGCCTGATCATCCGGAAGGTGCAGTACGCCCCGGAGaggcctggcccccagcccacAGCCGAGACCACCAGGCAGTTCCTCATGTCGGATAAGCCCTTGCATCTGGAGGCCTCCCTGGATAAGGAG ATCTACTACCACGGAGAACCCATCAGTGTCAACGTCCACGTCACCAACAACACCAACAAGACAGTGAAGAAGATTAAGATCTCGG tgCGCCAGTATGCAGACATCTGCCTTTTCAACACAGCGCAGTACAAGTGCCCTGTGGCCATGGAAGAGGCTGA TGACACAGTGGCGCCCAGCTCGACATTCTGCAAGGTCTACACGCTGACCCCCTTCCTGGCCAACAACCGAGAGAAGCGGGGCCTCGCCCTGGACGGGAAGCTCAAACATGAGGACACGAACCTGGCCTCCAGCACCCT GTTGAGGGAAGGAGCCAACCGGGAGATCCTGGGCATCATTGTTTCCTACAAAGTGAAGGTGAAGCTGGTGGTGTCTCGGGGAGG CCTGTTGGGAGATCTTGCATCCAG TGACGTGGCTGTGGAGCTGCCCTTCACCCTAATGCACCCCAAGCCCAAAGAGGAACCCCCGCATCGGGAAG TTCCAGAGAACGAGGCTCCAGTAGATACCAATCTCATAGAACTTGACACCAC CGACGACGACATTGTGTTTGAGGACTTTGCTCGCCAGAGACTGAAAGGCATGAAGGATgacaaagaggaagaggaagacggTACCGGCTCTCCACAGCCCAACGACAGATAG